The Oreochromis niloticus isolate F11D_XX linkage group LG18, O_niloticus_UMD_NMBU, whole genome shotgun sequence DNA window attcctgttttatcagagtcactgtggttacagctgctaatgaaacactgtgggaggattcacatgagcagcaaatccacatcaaccacaaaccaactgtaggaacgttcacacacaaagaaataaaaaatacaaaattacaaaaagtaaacaaacttTTATTACAGAAATATAAAGGAAAAACTAAATTCACTGCATGATTTTTATCTCAGGACACTAAGGCAGACACAGAGGAAACTGTGTGAGAAACAAAGTCTACATTGTTTTCCTGGACTACAATCCAGGATCGAACCTTGTTCTCAACAATTTAATGTTGTCCTTCAGCAGGAGTCCAACTCAAAGCTGGGTTAGCAGTTATATAAATccaattccaaaaaagttgggactttgtgtaaaatggaaataaaaacagaatgcaaatctcagaaacccatattttattcaaagtagaacagaaaaaaaaaccaaaatgtggaaaaaatctacaattttaagaaaaatatgaaCTTGTTTTGACTTTAATGCAGCGAGATGTTTCAAGATGGAACAACAAAGGCTGGAGAATTAAATGGTGCTAAAGAAAACAGGTGGAGGAGCATTGTGATGGCATCAGCCACACAGGTGTAAATCAGTccatttcttattttattagTTTGCTTTGCAGTTTTCTTCATTAATCTAATTCATTAATCATTTGGTTAAACCTAACACTGGTATTATGAGGCGCGCGCATAGTAACATTGTTTGgtttttctaaaatgttttgttatattaattatgtttctctctctttgagtTACCTGGGTTTGGGCGGTGGCTGTTTCCTGTCTGGGCAAAAGGCGTGGCATAGGACTCTGGGAACAAAATGCCTGCTCAGCAGGACCAATCATGGGCTTACCAGGAGCAGGGGTGTTTTAGGTTTAGTTAGGTTATTCTGTGCTTAGTAAATattagtgtgtgtttttgttttccccccTATTGTGTGTAAATGGTTTGGCCAAATCATTATAAAAGCTACCCTCATGTGTCTTTGTAACTAGGTCAGTTTGTGAGTTAAGTTGTGTCtcactttgtttgtttaagTTTAGGGAAATTACTTTTCGTAGAGTTATATTtagttgacctcttttatgggcctGCTAAGtatgtttttgaattttgttaattttggactttttgagggttaaaataaagaaaaccctTTTTGAAGATACTTTTTTGCCTGTGTTTTCTATGCTTTGGCTGCTTGGTCCCTCACAAGCATTTTGAAAACAGTGAGGTTACTTTGTAGGGCTACAATGACTCGTCGACATAATCGATGACACCGACATAGAAATTTCTTGTCACATCTTAAAACCACAtaaatggttttttttgtttttgttttttttaatttaaactaaAACACACTACAGGAAGCTGTGGGGGCAGTGTCACCTATGTTGTCTGCCAAGACTGCACTCAATACTAACGAAGAAGAAGGCAGTGCGAACAGCAAAACAGAATCATCTGTAAACTTTGGAAACTTGTTATTTTGGACTGgaaaacaaaatcttttttttttttactttaaagctgAATTTTTGGTTTAAATACTACTAGAACTTTAATTCATATTGcttaatatttgtatttatttcatttttatttggaCAGTCCTACTGAGTAAAATAGGACTAAATATTTAAGTATTgatgttaaaaatacatttgattaTTTTCAAATTCATATGTCTCCTGGGTCattgttttaattttctgtggGACGAGACAAGAGGGTGATACTCACAGGTGGGCAGACCTGAGCAGGTGAGGTACTAAAGCCTAGAACAGGAAGTCTTCCCACAGGAAGCGGAGACAAGATTTATTGAAATAATCGTTGACTAATCAAAGACAAATTGGCAGATTAGTCGCCTACCAAAGTAATCTTTAGtcagacacaataaaaactgtcaaacatcCAAAGCTGCTCATTTACTCTATTTTGTATTTAGTGGATGAGGACATGTAAAAATGCAGCAGAAGCAAAATAAACAGTGTAACAGAGGTTTATCTCTTTAAGGTAAAATCTCTCACATGAAGCTAAAAGTCCAACCAGGAAGACCATCTCATGCTTAGTGCAATATGTTGCTAACAGGGTGTGAATTTCATGCttaaaacacaaacctgaatgTAGAATGTCACCAAACAGCCCTGTGTGAAGCTGTAGCTGCTGTAAGCAACAGGCCCATAACTAAAGTCTCTTCTGATCCCAATGAATGGGAAGCTTTGACTCCGTTACATCTTAAGTCTAAATCAGGGATGTCAAAGCTCAGCTTGCTCAGTGTTTGAGTGTCTAAATGAGTCTCACAGTCCTGAATGTGGACTTGAAGCCATTTATAAATGTAACTTATGATTCTTAACttgtttgatctgctgctcaCCACAAACAAGCACAAGCAGAATCTTTTGGACTTTTAGCTGTATTTTCATAAGTGTTACAGTTTTTCCTACTGATACAAACTTatggccattcatactacacaaAGAAATCTAGCAACAAATAATTAATGCCCCCAGTAtgggagcagagagagagaacatgTGATTTAACAGGATGTACCGTGTTGTTTATACAAAGACACGTGTGGTATCCACGGAAAcgtcagaatctcagctaaaagctcATAAAACAGTTTCAACGACCACCAAACAGCTTTAACAGCAAACGATTAAAGAGCAGATAAACAGATTCAACAAAGAGATGTAAACATAATGAGTAGATCGTTCACCCGCCAGCaggaacacggacacgctgcccGTGCTGaaagtagagatggaccgatccgatattatgtatcggtatcggtctgatactgacctaaattactggatcggatatcggcaagaaataaaaaatgtaatccgatccattaaatatcaaaaaagcacctcacaaaacttgcgacacggcgtaactcgcctcataaccgtagcacgtcggagcagtgtgctcacgtgatagagcagctgtgtgtatttgtagcctcgctaccaaaccagcatttcatctccgaggaagttatcccaaagagaagtaaagcaagtgtgtaagttcatctctgaatgtttgtaaagggttcccatgttaagcttaacaaccgatatatggagcgactgcctctctctctctctcctgctgctacttcaatcgtgaaactgatcaatgatcagctgatcggcttttctgtggcgagtctgtctctcttctttgtttttggcccactttgcaccagaaagaggaaaccagcggctgaacaacagcagcacgtttaaccttgataagctgttgttagaatttatttaatattattttctagaccaggatccttttctacgtagctgacggctggtaactgtgcaggggcggatctagcaaagtttagccaggggggccgatagggcatgaacagggaaaagggggcacaaagacatacttttctttcttattctcatttaaaatgtctagcttttaataaataattatctgaatcttacacccaaagttttaatctgatgtaaaatgtatagaagtccattacggtatatagtaactattaagtctaatataccctagtaagctatagtactttttcctttgggaaagtaccatctgtgcagtctgcaattctgttgaagaaagatgttgaatcaatttaattattcttgaaaaataattgatttctgtgcatttttttcaccctgcatcaaattaaagttgattacatcgattaagcatcatgaggtggagggtggggggtggttccctattttttttttttttttgctgggagtttgcaaccctattagttaggttgcttaatatttctgctaagtactctttaaaataccagaatagggaggatggagcaggtttaagtttgttagattgatcagttttgctgaactatgaaatattttgggcgcagtgtattttttacatacaggtataacagaatagctttagtgttgttgtttatttaaacttgagtatgaacttatacaaaatgcagcaagatattaaaaaaaacagttttattgattaaaaaacacactatatcggattcatatcggtatccaaatttatgatatcggtatcggacataaaaaagtggtatcgtgccatctctagctGAAAGCAGACATCTCACTGGAAATGCAGATTCCGATGATTAGACCAACATTCACTGAACCAGAAGACCAAAACTGTGCTTCACgtttgaaaaacattttcatgaatTCACTTTCTttggctgttttgcttccaccatgatTCCTgcacacctctctctctctttctgctttGAGACCATCAAAAATCTGTTGTCTGCATTATGTGCTTGCTTATTACACACCAGTCTACTGTTGTGTATGctgctgtcggccgctgtttttgtttattcccAAAAATGGCTTCtgacaagaaagcctcattttTGCTTTTCAATACAGAAGAAATTTCAGCTTTCACAAATGATGCCAAACTACAAAGTGCTCAGCTGTGTCTCTAAGAAAACCTCTGTGACTTTGtgagaaacagaaaagtttatctttttcactttctgctatagaagttttagattttttacaactacagttaaaaaaaaaaaaaactggacatCTGGGCAATGAGCTCCCAGAACTTCTTCTGTCGTTGTATTTCTCACAGTTTAAAGAGTTGTgctgacaattttttttttctgctttttcttcatGTAACttatttacactgacagaaagttTCACCAGTTTTGCCAACTTAacatcaaagtgggctgtatgtgtcATGtggtgtaaaatgagtttgacacccctcgTCTAAACCTCTGTAGCACAGGGGTGTTTCAGAAAGACGGAGGTCAGCGCTGATGGGAACAAGAGCAGTACATGTCTGAACTGTTCTGGAAGCACTGGTTTCAGAAGTATCTGCCTCAACTTCAGTACAGTCAGAATTGtcagaaaaccaaaaaaaaaaagcatcgcTCCTGGAGATGTTATCATCATGACTAAGTGCCTCGTTACTCACAGCTGACTGAAAGACATACTTCCTGACAGCAGATGGCTTGTATAGTGGCTATACATTAACACAAGGATTATCTCGATAGGCTCATCGCAAAGATGttttcttcaaaaacaaaaggaaCTATGAACAGctgctttgacctttgaccttgttGGAGACACTGACTTTTGTATTGATATAGACCTATTCTTATTCCAAACACATGTGGGACTCAAGCTTTTgttcttaaaatatttacattaatTGACTTTGACACAAGTATTTGTGATATTTTTGTTGATGTTATTTCTCCTATGTGGTGGTACGGTATAATTACTGGTGTTGAATAACTGTGGCCTGGAATATTTGAGTCATTCATGTCAGTTTTTGTCAGTATTTCTAAAAATTTATATTAACAATGTTAGATTTTTATCATGATATGTTATTTTGCGATAATCATCTTTATCATCTTTATCACCAAGCCCACCATTATTTCCATTTACCCCTAGTTTATCTTATCCTGCACTACTTAAAACTACCGTGAGCCTCGTGAAGCTTGGTTGGATAACAGATAAGCTCAAAGGCAGCTGTCCTCAGCTCTGAGAGGTCCccacaaagaaggaaaaagatcTTTCCCTCAGGCTGTGGCCTCGTGTGGCTACTTGGCTCAGAGAGCAGAGGTCTCCAAACACCTCTGCAGGTACAGGAGTGAGGTTTCGAGTCACCTCATCCCTTCATgcagactttttctttttgctgccCCTCCTGTGCaggtatttaaaaacaaaaccaaccaaCCAGTGCATGCTGGTCCTATACCTGCTTACCCTACCTATACAACctgaggtttcttttttttttttttttaaatactttatttaaatatcaaagTTACCATTGACAAATACACACAATATAAACACCATGCAACAAATAATTCACgttatgttttacattttacaagGATAAAAGCTCCCACGGCAAGCTGACAACCTGAGGTTTCCATATCCTATCTTGACTTTTTAATCCCCCAGCAGCAAACAGCAGTGAAACAAATAgtgcaataaaaatatacatatataacagCTTCAACATCTGCCATTTATTTAAAACCAAACAGCTCATACATGTTATTTCACACCATAAGACACTAATAAAGTAACAGCTGTCAGTTATTTACCCCCCACTGTGTACCATAATATCTCAGTCTGGACCCACATAAAACATTTGTAGCTACAAACCTAACAAATCACTTTCATCTATCGAATCTATCCAGAGTTCAGAGGAAACCATTGATTGATGTTTCTATATGCTTTCAGTTAAACATCAATTATCAAAAATCAGTGCCAGCAGGACACCCAGAGAAAAATCTGAAATGGccaaaaaataatttagtgCGTGCATCTCTAGTTCCAACATACCCTAAGACTTCTCAGCTGTGTGAGTTCTCATGTGGCGCAAGAGCTGACTACTATAGGTGAACATTTCCCCACATGTTTTACAATGATgcggtttctctcctgtgtgcgTTCTTATGTGCACCGACAAGTAACTACTACGTGTGAACATTTTCCCGCACATTTTAcaaggatatggtttttcacCTGTGTGAGATCTTACGTGCTCCAGCAAACGACTACTGCGTGTAAACATTTTTCCACATGTTTGACATGGATACGGCTTCTCACTTGTGTGGATTCTCATGTGGACAGTCAAAGTACTCTTCTGACTAAAACGATGCCCACACATTTCACAAGAATacggtttctcacctgtgtggatTCTGTAATGTCGTTTCATTTCATAATTATCTTTAAAGCATTttccacaaacatcacattttaaaaactttttagcTGTGTCAAAATTATACTGACTCCCTGATCTGGGAGGAAACTCTtgactttcatttttatttccagtTGATCCTGGATGTGCACTCCTGCTTTCTTCCTGATCCTGGCTCTCAGCTACAGCAGAGCCTCCTGATTCACTGTGGTCTCTTTCCTCATTAGCAGCAGGCACCATTAAGGTATCAGTCTCCTCCTTCAATCCaagctcctctccctcctcactCCTGCAgagttcctcctgttcctctttaatctgtggagGTTCTGGCTCTTCCTGGCCCAGACTGGAGCTCCTCTCCTGGTCACAGAGCTGCAGCTCAATGAGAACCTCCTCCTCCTTACAGACGGGCTGCTGTGGGACATCTGGAGGGACTAAAggagacaacaaaaacaaaagtgaactGAAGATGGTTCTCTGAAATGCACAAAAGGTTTCCACTTGTTGTCAGTGCTgcgaatcgctaccttatcgtggtggaggggtttgtgtgttgtgttgtcggggGGCTTTttccccctggtagggtctcatatggcaaattggtccagggtaagggaccagacaaagagagATTCAGAAGACCCCTATGAGTGTAAGATCaagggaacagttcaccctTCCTTGGATAGGGTTACCAGAGCcctgccctggagccaggcATGGGGAAGGGTGTTCATGAGCAAGCGTCTGGTGACCGGGCCTTAGAACATGGGGCCCAGCCGGGCCCAGCCTGAAAACGGGACATGGACCCATCGtcctgcaggcccaccacctGCAGGAGGTGGCGTAAGGGTTGGGTGCAATATATGCACCCAACCTCTAGGAGCGGAGCGGAAGCCCTGGTGGACCGATCCCTGgctaccaagactggcaattgggacatggaatgtcacctctctggtggggaaggagcctgagttagccTGCCTACTCAAAAGTAGGCAGACAGAAGCCAGACGTGTCTCTCTGCCAGGGGCTTGAAATAGTTTCTGCTGACTTGTATCAGGGTGTTACCCtactcagacacaaactcaaACCCTTTCAGGTACCTGTAATCAAGGGAAGTGAAAACTGTTTTTCTCGCTATGATAGCATATAATCGATATTATGTGGTACAATCAACCTTCACTTTTCTCACCGGTGGTATATTCAAGGGAGCAAACACTGAGAAATGTAGGCTAAAGAAAATGACATGAGGTAAAGCTAGTATTGTTTTTAGTCAAAATCATAAATTCCCAAACGTAGATTGAGTATACTTCATGACAGTGGAGGGATGGATGAATGTTACTGCACTAAATGGCTGAGTTTACAgaaaagcatgtgtgtgtgtcctcct harbors:
- the LOC102079576 gene encoding zinc finger and SCAN domain-containing protein 2 isoform X2 — its product is MPSVQYLREFINERLTAAAEQIFLEFEKTIVQYEEEIDRQRRLLDITWKPQIKLHRTDVPQQPVCKEEEVLIELQLCDQERSSSLGQEEPEPPQIKEEQEELCRSEEGEELGLKEETDTLMVPAANEERDHSESGGSAVAESQDQEESRSAHPGSTGNKNESQEFPPRSGSQYNFDTAKKFLKCDVCGKCFKDNYEMKRHYRIHTGEKPYSCEMCGHRFSQKSTLTVHMRIHTSEKPYPCQTCGKMFTRSSRLLEHVRSHTGEKPYPCKMCGKMFTRSSYLSVHIRTHTGEKPHHCKTCGEMFTYSSQLLRHMRTHTAEKS
- the LOC102079576 gene encoding zinc finger protein with KRAB and SCAN domains 8 isoform X1, giving the protein MPSVQYLREFINERLTAAAEQIFLEFEKTIVQYEEEIDRQRRLLDITWKPQIKLHRTVPPDVPQQPVCKEEEVLIELQLCDQERSSSLGQEEPEPPQIKEEQEELCRSEEGEELGLKEETDTLMVPAANEERDHSESGGSAVAESQDQEESRSAHPGSTGNKNESQEFPPRSGSQYNFDTAKKFLKCDVCGKCFKDNYEMKRHYRIHTGEKPYSCEMCGHRFSQKSTLTVHMRIHTSEKPYPCQTCGKMFTRSSRLLEHVRSHTGEKPYPCKMCGKMFTRSSYLSVHIRTHTGEKPHHCKTCGEMFTYSSQLLRHMRTHTAEKS